One Halarcobacter ebronensis genomic window carries:
- the hisH gene encoding imidazole glycerol phosphate synthase subunit HisH translates to MIGIIDYNMGNLASVYNACDILDAKASFVTKPEDLKNYERIILPGVGAFGDAMENLNSTGMKEAIWEFSKTGKPMIGICLGMQLLFESSDEFGAHKGLGLIDGKVVKFDKSKMHEDTKVPHMGWNVIKTRNDHTLFNGLENPYLYFVHSYHAVTDEKNVIGTTEYGYEFVSAVHKDNIYGFQPHPEKSHDNGLKILKNFFSIK, encoded by the coding sequence GTGATTGGAATCATCGATTACAATATGGGAAATCTTGCAAGTGTTTATAATGCCTGTGATATTTTAGATGCAAAAGCTTCATTTGTAACAAAACCTGAGGATTTAAAAAATTATGAGAGAATCATTCTTCCAGGAGTTGGTGCATTTGGTGATGCAATGGAAAATCTAAATAGTACAGGAATGAAAGAGGCTATTTGGGAGTTTTCGAAAACAGGAAAACCTATGATTGGTATCTGCTTGGGTATGCAACTTTTATTTGAGAGTTCTGATGAGTTTGGAGCACATAAAGGTTTGGGACTAATTGATGGAAAAGTTGTAAAATTTGATAAATCTAAAATGCATGAAGATACAAAAGTTCCACATATGGGATGGAATGTAATTAAAACAAGAAATGATCATACACTTTTTAATGGACTTGAGAATCCTTATCTTTATTTTGTACACTCATACCATGCTGTTACAGATGAAAAAAATGTAATAGGTACTACAGAGTATGGTTATGAATTTGTAAGTGCAGTTCATAAAGATAATATCTATGGATTTCAGCCTCACCCAGAAAAATCACATGATAATGGACTAAAAATACTAAAAAACTTTTTTAGTATAAAATAG
- a CDS encoding ComF family protein, giving the protein MKCLSCEQLSFSIICKKCQVNLLQSSFYKRELEPNFFNYSFYGFSEIEDLLTSKYYFHGDRVYNILAKLSFKKFAANFVFDEVVYSIGIDEHTRHDFSQTAILSHHLKSKFIKPLYGRLKATNIIKYAGKDLEFRQKNRRKFKTNLENEKIILVDDLVTTCTTILEAKKVLEKKGNKVLFSLTLADAKI; this is encoded by the coding sequence ATGAAATGCTTATCATGTGAACAACTATCTTTTTCTATTATTTGTAAAAAATGCCAAGTAAATTTGCTACAGTCCTCTTTTTATAAAAGAGAGTTAGAGCCTAATTTTTTTAACTACTCTTTTTATGGTTTTTCAGAGATAGAAGATTTATTAACTTCTAAATACTATTTTCATGGAGATAGGGTTTATAATATCTTAGCAAAGCTCTCATTTAAAAAGTTTGCAGCTAATTTTGTCTTTGATGAAGTTGTTTATTCTATTGGTATTGATGAACATACTAGACATGATTTTTCTCAAACTGCAATTCTTTCACATCATCTAAAATCTAAATTTATCAAACCTTTATATGGTAGATTAAAGGCTACAAATATAATAAAATATGCTGGAAAAGACTTGGAATTTAGACAAAAAAACAGAAGAAAATTTAAAACAAATTTAGAAAATGAAAAAATTATCTTGGTAGATGATTTAGTGACAACATGTACAACTATTTTAGAGGCAAAAAAGGTTTTAGAGAAAAAAGGTAATAAAGTTCTTTTCTCTTTAACCCTAGCTGATGCAAAGATTTAG
- a CDS encoding BrnT family toxin: protein MIFEYDKNKNNSNKSKHNIDFEEAKELWSDNFAIELKSKNCEDEDRYLVIGKIKTKIYAAIITYRGEKIRIISVRRARKKEEELYESITNR from the coding sequence ATGATATTTGAGTATGATAAAAATAAAAATAATTCAAATAAGAGTAAACATAACATAGACTTTGAAGAGGCAAAAGAGCTTTGGAGTGATAACTTTGCAATTGAACTTAAATCAAAAAATTGTGAAGATGAAGATAGATATTTAGTAATAGGAAAAATAAAAACCAAAATCTATGCAGCAATAATAACCTATAGAGGTGAGAAAATTAGAATTATCTCCGTTAGAAGAGCAAGAAAAAAAGAGGAAGAGCTATATGAAAGCATCACAAATAGATGA
- the brnA gene encoding type II toxin-antitoxin system BrnA family antitoxin has product MKASQIDEKFDENSEDILEYFDTKNIRKVNETPKRVNIDFPTWMVESLDREAQHIGVSRQAIIKMWLAEKLSRVS; this is encoded by the coding sequence ATGAAAGCATCACAAATAGATGAAAAATTTGATGAAAACAGTGAAGATATATTAGAATATTTTGATACAAAAAATATTAGAAAAGTAAATGAAACTCCTAAAAGAGTAAATATAGATTTCCCAACTTGGATGGTTGAATCTTTAGATAGAGAAGCACAACATATTGGAGTAAGTAGACAAGCAATAATAAAAATGTGGTTGGCAGAAAAACTTAGTAGAGTTAGTTAA